One Mangifera indica cultivar Alphonso chromosome 4, CATAS_Mindica_2.1, whole genome shotgun sequence genomic region harbors:
- the LOC123213695 gene encoding uncharacterized protein LOC123213695, whose amino-acid sequence MSVEDYYKEMEIAMIRANIEENREATMARFIGGLNKEIADVVDLQHYLEIEELLHKAIKMEKQIKTKGYKSGSASRSTWKTTWKDTKSASRLKGDAKPKDSVVVSKGKAETKSFSKSCDIKCFRCQGRGHIASQCPNKRAMIVLGNVDIESVSSSDNDMPPLEDCSDVDVEELVHGDMLAARHALNIQPKDNNDNEQREHIFHTRCHIKDKVCSMIIDSGSCTNVASTLLVDKLNLETFKHPKPYKLQWLNECGEIRVTKQVLVVFSIGKYKNEALCDVAPMHAGHILFGRPWQLDRKEFEDLFPEEIPHGLPHLRGIEHQIDFIPIIIPNRPAYITNLEETKEIQRQVDELVEKGFVKESLSPCSFPVILVPMKDGTWRMCIDCRAINKITVKYRHPIPKLDDMLDELHSSCVFSKIDLKSGYYQIHLKEGDEWKIAFKTKYGLYECLQGISVDEEKVKVIRDWPTPNNANEWEDVHDQAFNTLKEKLTNAPLLCLPNFDKIFEVECDASGIGITAILMLDSKPIPYFSEKLSGAALNYPTYDKELSTLFNKRHAKWLEFIETFPYVIKYKHGKENIVVDALSRRHEGFLFRRDKLCVPICSIRELLVRETHWGGLMGHFGLPRSQSGKDNIFVVVDRFSKMAHFIVCSKTNDATHIADLFFKEVVRLHGLPRTIVSDKDVKFLIVYSFNPLTLDFLPLPTNERANIDGKKKADFVKDLHAKVCANIERKNEQNAMQANKGSVKVVFKLGDWV is encoded by the exons ATGAGTGTGGAGGACTATTACAAGGAGATGGAGATAGCTATGATTAGAGCTAATATAGAGGAAAATCGAGAGGCTACCATGGCAAGGTTTATTGGTGGCTTAAACAAGGAGATTGCCGATGTGGTGGATTTGCAACACTATTTAGAGATAGAGGAGCTGTTGCACAAGGCTATCAAGATGGAGAAACAAATCAAGACCAAAGGGTACAAATCTGGTTCAGCCTCTAGATCTACATGGAAGACAACTTGGAAAGACACTAAATCAGCCTCAAGGCTAAAAGGAGATGCAAAGCCAAAGGATTCGGTTGTTGTTTCAAAAGGTAAAGCTGAAACCAAATCTTTTTCTAAATCTTGTGATATTAAGTGCTTTAGGTGTCAAGGGCGTGGACATATTGCATCTCAATGTCCAAATAAAAGAGCTATGATTGTGTTGGGGAATGTTGACATAGAAAGTGTTAGTTCAAGTGATAATGACATGCCACCATTGGAGGATTGTTctgatgttgatgttgaagaACTCGTTCATGGAGATATGTTGGCTGCAAGGCATGCACTAAATATTCAGCCTAAGGATAATAATGATAACGAGCAACGTGAGCACATTTTCCATACAAGATGCCATATTAAAGACAAGGTATGTAGCATGATTATTGATAGTGGAAGTTGTACTAATGTTGCTAGTACTTTGTTGGTAGATAAGCTCAATCTAGAAACCTTCAAGCATCCTAAGCCGTATAAGTTGCAATGGTTGAATGAGTGTGGAGAAATTAGAGTAACCAAGCAAGTTTTAGTTGTCTTCTCTATCGGCAAGTACAAGAATGAGGCTCTTTGTGATGTGGCACCAATGCACGCTGGTCATATACTTTTTGGCCGACCATGGCAGTTAGATAGGAAG GAGTTTGAAGACTTGTTTCCCGAAGAGATTCCTCATGGATTACCTCATTTAAGAGGTATTGAGCATCAAATCGACTTCATACCTATTATCATACCAAATCGACCTGCCTATATAACTAATCTTGAGGAGACAAAGGAGATTCAAAGGCAAGTGGATGAGTTGGTGGAAAAGGGATTTGTCAAAGAAAGTCTTAGCCCATGCTCGTTTCCTGTCATTCTAGTCCCAATGAAAGATGGAACATGGCGCATGTGTATTGATTGTCGAGCCATCAATAAGATCACAGTAAAGTATAGACATCCTATCCCTAaattagatgatatgcttgatgagttgcataGTTCGTGTGTGTTTTCgaaaattgatttaaagagTGGCTACTATCAAATTCACTTGAAAGagggagatgaatggaagattgcatttaaaactaaatatggaTTGTATGAATG TTTGCAAGGTATTAGTGTGGATGAAGAGAAGGTAAAGGTGATAAGGGACTGGCCTACACCTAATAATGCGAACGAG TGGGAAGATGTGCATGATCAGGCTTTCAATACCTTGAAAGAAAAGCTTACTAATGCACCTTTGTTATGtttgcctaactttgataaaatttttgaggTAGAATGTGATGCATCTGGAATAGGAATAACGGCTATTTTGATGCTAGATTCCAAACCAATTCCTTACTTTAGTGAAAAGCTAAGTGGGGCAGCCTTGAATTATCCCACTTATGACAAGGAACTTTCTACATTG TTTAACAAAAGACATGCTAAGTGGCTGGAGTTCATCGAAACGTTTCCTTATGTGATCAAGTACAAACATGGAAAGGAAAACATTGTTGTCGATGCATTGTCTAGGAG GCATGAAGGATTTCTATTTAGGAGAGATAAATTATGTGTGCCTATTTGTTCTATTCGTGAGTTGCTTGTTAGGGAAACTCACTGGGGTGGGTTGATGGGTCACTTTG GATTACCGAGGTCTCAAAGTGGTAAGGACAACATATTTGTAGTTGTTGATAGGTTTAGTAAAATGGCTCATTTTATTGTATGTTCTAAAACCAATGATGCAACACATATTGCTGATTTGTTCTTTAAGGAAGTGGTTCGCTTGCATGGTCTACCAAGAACCATTGTTAGTGACAAAGATGTTAagtttttaa ttgtttatagCTTTAATCCTTTAACTCTGGATTTTTTACCTTTGCCTACTAATGAACGTGCTAATATTGATGGTAAGAAAAAGGCAGACTTTGTGAAGGATTTACATGCCAAGGTTTGTGctaatattgaaaggaagaatgAGCAAAATGCAATGCAAGCTAATAAGGGGAGTGTGAAGGTTGTCTTTAAACTTGGTGATTGGGTGTAG